The Desmonostoc muscorum LEGE 12446 genome includes a region encoding these proteins:
- a CDS encoding elongation factor G: MIPRERVRNIGISAHIDSGKTTLSERILFYTGRIHAIEEVKGGGKGATMDFMPEEKLHGITITSAATTCQWHDTQINLIDTPGHVDFTIEVERALRVLDGAVMVLCAVAGVQSQSITVDRQMKRYRVPRLAFINKMDRMGANPFRVVQAIRDRLQLNAVLLQYPIGSEDQFQGVIDLVEMTAHYFGGENGENWVKQPIPDTLVEEAQQAREKLLDALSLFSEPMTEMLLSGKEIPQELIWQTIRQATLSLELTPVLLGSAFKNKGVQNLLDAIALYLPSPVDRGWGLGTGDWGLGDKGTREITNPQSPIPNPQSPVPNTQSLIPNPDASLVALAFKLTVESFGQLTYTRIYSGTLKAGDTVYNSRTEQRVQIGRLVRMHANKREEVKVAVAGDIVALLGVDCASGDTFCTGETLVSLERMYVPEPVITLAITPKKQEDSDRLSKALNRFQREDPTFRLTIDPESGATLISGMGELHLEIYLERIQREYNAEVYVGTPAVAYRETIGQKASFDYRFKKQSGGPGQYAHVNGWIEPTDEPFVFENRVVGGAIPREYIPACEKGFREAMESGKLSGYPVTGVKVILEGGSYHPIDSSELAFRSASHQALESAIAKAKPHILEPIMLVEVETPNDFMGRVQGDLSSRRGLLLGSETMQGYSVIRAEVPLARMFGYSTELRSLTSGMATFSMEFACYKQS; the protein is encoded by the coding sequence ATGATTCCCCGAGAACGCGTCCGCAATATTGGTATTTCTGCCCACATCGACTCTGGTAAAACTACGCTATCAGAGCGAATTCTCTTCTACACAGGCAGAATCCATGCTATTGAGGAGGTGAAGGGAGGCGGCAAGGGTGCAACGATGGATTTTATGCCGGAGGAAAAGCTACATGGTATTACCATTACCTCGGCTGCGACAACCTGTCAGTGGCACGATACTCAAATCAATTTAATTGATACACCAGGACATGTTGATTTCACCATTGAAGTAGAGCGTGCCCTGCGGGTACTGGATGGGGCAGTGATGGTGTTGTGTGCCGTGGCGGGTGTGCAATCCCAGTCCATCACAGTGGATCGGCAGATGAAACGCTACCGTGTGCCGCGTTTGGCATTCATCAACAAGATGGATCGCATGGGTGCAAATCCGTTTCGTGTAGTACAGGCAATCCGCGATCGCCTACAATTAAACGCTGTCTTGCTGCAATATCCCATCGGTAGTGAAGACCAATTCCAAGGTGTAATTGACCTGGTGGAAATGACCGCTCACTACTTTGGGGGTGAAAACGGGGAAAATTGGGTAAAACAGCCAATTCCCGACACTCTGGTAGAGGAGGCACAACAAGCACGCGAGAAGTTGCTAGATGCTTTGTCGCTGTTCTCTGAACCGATGACGGAAATGTTGTTGTCAGGTAAGGAGATTCCCCAAGAACTGATTTGGCAAACCATCCGCCAAGCAACCTTGAGTCTGGAACTGACACCGGTACTGCTGGGTTCAGCATTCAAAAACAAAGGAGTGCAAAATCTGTTGGATGCGATCGCTCTTTATCTACCATCTCCGGTGGATAGGGGCTGGGGACTAGGGACTGGGGACTGGGGACTAGGGGATAAAGGGACAAGGGAAATAACCAATCCCCAATCCCCAATACCCAATCCCCAATCCCCAGTACCCAATACCCAATCCCTAATCCCTAACCCGGATGCTTCCTTGGTGGCTTTGGCATTCAAACTCACCGTTGAGTCCTTCGGACAGTTGACCTACACTCGTATTTACTCTGGGACATTAAAGGCGGGTGATACCGTCTATAACTCCCGTACAGAACAACGGGTGCAAATCGGTCGCTTGGTGAGAATGCACGCCAACAAGCGCGAAGAGGTGAAAGTTGCAGTTGCTGGGGATATTGTTGCTCTCTTGGGTGTAGATTGTGCCTCTGGCGATACATTTTGTACCGGAGAAACACTAGTATCTCTGGAAAGGATGTATGTGCCAGAACCAGTGATTACACTGGCAATTACGCCCAAAAAACAGGAAGATAGCGATCGCCTTTCCAAAGCACTCAACCGCTTTCAACGGGAAGACCCCACCTTCCGCTTGACCATCGACCCGGAATCAGGAGCAACCCTAATTTCTGGGATGGGTGAACTACACCTGGAAATTTACCTAGAGCGGATTCAACGGGAATACAATGCTGAAGTTTATGTTGGTACTCCCGCCGTGGCGTACCGGGAAACCATTGGACAAAAAGCTAGCTTTGACTACCGATTCAAAAAACAATCAGGTGGCCCTGGTCAGTATGCTCATGTTAATGGGTGGATTGAACCGACAGATGAGCCATTTGTTTTTGAGAATCGGGTAGTTGGGGGTGCGATTCCCAGAGAGTACATCCCTGCTTGTGAGAAGGGTTTCCGGGAGGCGATGGAATCAGGAAAGCTATCAGGCTATCCGGTGACCGGGGTGAAAGTCATTTTGGAGGGGGGTTCCTATCACCCCATTGACTCTTCAGAATTGGCGTTTCGGTCGGCTTCCCATCAAGCACTTGAAAGTGCGATCGCCAAAGCCAAACCCCACATCCTCGAACCCATTATGCTTGTAGAAGTGGAAACACCAAACGACTTCATGGGAAGGGTTCAAGGTGACCTCTCATCCCGTCGAGGTTTGCTGTTGGGTTCCGAGACAATGCAAGGATATTCAGTGATTCGGGCAGAAGTACCGCTGGCGCGAATGTTTGGGTATTCTACAGAATTGCGATCGCTCACTTCTGGGATGGCTACCTTTTCAATGGAATTTGCCTGCTATAAACAGTCATGA
- a CDS encoding diguanylate cyclase domain-containing protein, translated as MLEKFLHNITKVSADLFCKLLGQPSVSDLKAQLHDKNVQIHQLEDQERALYRVISKIRASLELETIFRTATKETCKLLRVERIAVYRFHNDWGGEFVNDFEFAEPGWDDVDTLGKNTVWNDSYLQEHQGGRYRNNETLVVSDVYSAGLSQCHLEILEQFHIRAYATAPIFVGKKLWGVLAAYQHSQPHEWKKLEIQFLSQIATQLGFAVKQAELLAHAEQKAAELHKANQQEEILFNLVAEIRESLNLGTLFKTTVREVRKALRADRVGIFRFDPESNYTYGEFVSENVLPDCDSVIGIKVKDHCFAEKYAVPYHQGRIQVLSNVYQAGIKDCHLAVLEQFQIKAQIVVPLMKGKTLWGLLCVHQCRGSRDWKTLEIKFIRQLAGQFNVALEHSGLLQQSRFQANQLIQANHALGVANSQLEKLSKLDGLTKIANRRCFDEFLEREWNRLKQTGNYLSLILLDIDYFKDYNDYYGHLAGDECLIQVARAAQTVLKRPTDLLARYGGEEFIVLLPNTNELGAIKVTKLIHHSIEKLKISHTKKNSFQDFVTVSLGVATQIPTAKSSAQELVDAADKALYKAKEQGRNRWVCAAKLKEVDC; from the coding sequence ATGTTAGAAAAATTTTTACATAACATCACCAAAGTATCTGCTGATTTATTTTGTAAACTTTTAGGACAGCCTAGTGTTAGTGATTTAAAAGCTCAATTGCATGACAAAAATGTTCAAATTCACCAACTAGAAGACCAAGAAAGGGCGCTTTATAGAGTCATTAGCAAAATCCGAGCTTCTCTGGAGTTAGAAACAATTTTTCGTACAGCCACTAAAGAAACTTGTAAGTTACTCCGCGTTGAGCGGATTGCCGTCTATCGTTTCCATAATGACTGGGGTGGAGAATTTGTCAACGACTTTGAGTTTGCAGAGCCTGGATGGGATGATGTAGATACATTAGGAAAAAATACAGTTTGGAATGACTCTTATCTACAAGAACATCAAGGTGGACGTTATCGTAATAATGAAACTTTGGTAGTTTCAGATGTCTACTCAGCAGGCTTGTCTCAATGCCATTTAGAAATTTTAGAACAGTTCCATATTCGAGCTTATGCAACTGCACCAATTTTTGTGGGAAAAAAACTGTGGGGAGTACTTGCTGCTTATCAGCACTCACAGCCACATGAATGGAAAAAATTAGAAATACAATTTCTGTCTCAGATTGCAACACAGTTAGGATTTGCAGTCAAACAAGCAGAATTGTTAGCTCACGCAGAACAAAAAGCAGCAGAACTGCATAAAGCCAATCAGCAGGAGGAGATTCTGTTTAATTTAGTCGCTGAAATTCGTGAATCTCTGAATTTAGGCACTTTGTTTAAGACAACTGTACGAGAAGTTCGTAAAGCTCTCCGTGCAGATCGCGTCGGGATATTTCGATTTGATCCTGAATCGAACTATACTTATGGTGAATTTGTCTCCGAGAATGTATTGCCTGATTGCGATTCGGTGATTGGCATAAAAGTGAAGGATCATTGTTTTGCTGAAAAATATGCAGTTCCTTATCACCAAGGGCGTATACAGGTATTATCAAATGTTTATCAAGCTGGGATAAAAGATTGTCACCTTGCAGTGCTAGAGCAATTTCAAATCAAGGCGCAAATCGTTGTACCCCTAATGAAAGGAAAAACTTTATGGGGATTACTATGTGTTCATCAGTGCCGTGGCTCACGCGACTGGAAAACGTTGGAAATTAAATTTATCCGACAATTAGCAGGTCAGTTTAATGTGGCTTTAGAACATTCAGGATTATTACAGCAGTCCCGCTTTCAAGCTAATCAATTGATTCAAGCGAATCATGCTTTAGGAGTGGCAAATTCTCAGTTAGAAAAACTTAGTAAGCTAGATGGTCTAACCAAAATAGCTAACCGTCGTTGTTTTGATGAATTTTTAGAGCGGGAATGGAATCGACTGAAACAAACTGGGAATTATTTATCTTTAATTTTATTGGATATTGACTATTTTAAAGATTATAACGATTATTATGGACACCTAGCAGGGGATGAATGCTTAATACAAGTTGCTCGTGCAGCACAAACTGTATTAAAACGTCCTACGGATCTACTAGCTCGTTATGGTGGCGAAGAATTTATTGTCCTTTTGCCCAATACAAACGAATTAGGCGCTATTAAAGTAACTAAGTTGATTCATCACTCTATTGAAAAATTAAAGATTTCTCATACGAAAAAGAATAGCTTTCAAGATTTTGTCACCGTCAGTTTAGGTGTGGCGACTCAAATACCAACAGCTAAAAGTTCTGCTCAAGAGTTAGTTGATGCAGCCGATAAAGCTTTGTATAAAGCTAAAGAACAAGGACGCAATCGGTGGGTTTGTGCTGCAAAACTCAAAGAGGTTGATTGTTAA
- a CDS encoding penicillin acylase family protein, whose amino-acid sequence MPRQAQIKSSRKRWLLETLKTILILLLVLGLLLMGLATNIVRQSFPQESGTIQLPGLKAEVTVQRDKWGIPHIYAANSHDLFMAQGYIHAQDRFWQMDFWRHIGSGRLSEMFGSSQVETDKYLRTMGWARVAQQEIQQINPEMKAYLEAYADGVNAYLANHQGSTLSLEYAVLKFLNPAYQPEPWQILHSLTWGKVMAYDLGRNFQSEIERAILLKTLTPTQVEELFPPYPPDLPVILPEFEKKADAKTRGRGDAVKEDSENSFPTSSSLFSALESITQPMMALEKLIGSTGIGIGSNNWVISGERTATGKPILANDPHLGVQIPSIWYEVGLHCTPKSTECPYNVAGFSFAGMIGIIIGHSDRIAWGVTNVQSDVMDLYIEKINPKNPNQYEVNDKWVDMQLVPETIQVAGSQPIIQTVRYTRHGPILSDVSPNLQQFQPSQPLKLPQNYAVALRWTALEPSKLGYAIPQINRAQNWEEFRTAAKNYDVPAQNLVYADIDGNIGYQMPGKFPIRAKGDGRYPVPGWTDEYEWQGYIDFEELPKAFNPSAGFIATANNLVSREYPYLITADWVYGYRAKQIVEMILQQTQPISLKDVQQIQGSDRNLNAQTLVPLLQSLAVDTPRLQAAQKLLQDWNLQLGMTSPAAALFEVFWKNFLADTFHDQLPERYFPSGGDRWYAVMANLVKQPNSSWWDNRNTPKVENRDQILQESFTKAVDELERIQGKNPKNWNWGKLHTVTFRNATLGKSGVAPIEALFNRGAFATAGNGETVNANRWKANKSFEVTDIPSLRMIVDLGNLDNSLFIHTPGQSGHAFHRHYNDMVDLWRQIEYHPMLWQQNNVTANTTATLKLMPKLAE is encoded by the coding sequence ATGCCACGGCAAGCCCAAATCAAAAGCTCTAGGAAACGTTGGTTACTTGAAACACTCAAAACTATTCTGATTTTGCTGTTAGTCCTGGGGCTATTGTTAATGGGACTTGCCACAAACATTGTGCGCCAATCATTTCCCCAAGAGAGTGGCACAATTCAACTACCTGGACTAAAAGCCGAAGTAACCGTTCAGCGTGATAAATGGGGAATTCCCCATATTTATGCTGCCAATTCCCACGATTTGTTCATGGCGCAAGGTTACATTCACGCCCAAGATCGCTTTTGGCAAATGGACTTTTGGCGACACATTGGTTCTGGGCGACTCTCAGAAATGTTTGGTTCCTCTCAAGTTGAGACTGACAAATATCTGCGGACAATGGGTTGGGCGAGGGTGGCGCAGCAAGAAATCCAGCAAATCAATCCAGAAATGAAGGCATACCTGGAAGCTTACGCCGATGGCGTCAACGCTTATTTAGCAAACCATCAAGGCAGCACCCTGAGTTTAGAATACGCTGTGCTAAAGTTCCTCAATCCTGCATATCAGCCAGAACCTTGGCAAATACTCCATTCTCTGACCTGGGGTAAGGTAATGGCTTATGATTTGGGCAGAAATTTCCAGAGCGAAATTGAACGAGCAATACTGCTTAAAACTCTGACCCCTACTCAAGTTGAGGAACTTTTTCCCCCGTATCCTCCAGATTTACCAGTGATTTTGCCGGAATTTGAGAAGAAAGCAGACGCAAAGACACGGGGACGCGGGGACGCGGTGAAAGAGGACAGCGAGAATTCTTTCCCCACGTCTTCTTCCCTCTTCTCTGCTTTAGAGTCAATTACTCAGCCGATGATGGCTTTGGAAAAACTAATTGGTTCTACGGGAATTGGCATTGGCTCAAATAACTGGGTGATATCTGGGGAACGCACCGCTACAGGTAAGCCGATTTTGGCCAATGACCCCCATTTGGGTGTGCAAATTCCCTCGATTTGGTATGAGGTTGGTTTGCATTGCACGCCTAAAAGTACAGAATGTCCTTACAACGTTGCTGGCTTTTCTTTTGCGGGAATGATCGGAATAATTATCGGTCATAGCGATCGCATTGCCTGGGGTGTCACCAATGTACAATCTGATGTCATGGATTTATACATCGAGAAAATCAACCCCAAAAACCCCAACCAATATGAGGTAAATGACAAATGGGTTGATATGCAACTCGTTCCAGAGACGATTCAAGTTGCAGGAAGTCAGCCAATTATCCAAACGGTTCGCTACACCCGACACGGGCCGATTCTCTCTGATGTTTCGCCGAATCTCCAGCAATTCCAACCCAGTCAGCCCCTAAAATTACCGCAAAACTACGCCGTTGCCCTGCGGTGGACTGCCCTAGAACCTTCTAAGCTAGGCTATGCTATTCCCCAAATCAATCGCGCCCAAAATTGGGAGGAATTTCGTACTGCTGCCAAGAATTATGATGTTCCTGCTCAAAATTTAGTCTACGCTGACATTGATGGCAACATTGGCTACCAAATGCCTGGTAAATTCCCCATCAGAGCCAAGGGAGATGGGCGTTATCCCGTTCCTGGTTGGACGGATGAATATGAGTGGCAAGGCTATATTGACTTTGAAGAGTTGCCCAAAGCTTTCAATCCATCCGCAGGTTTTATTGCTACTGCTAATAATTTAGTTTCCCGTGAATATCCTTATTTAATTACCGCAGATTGGGTTTATGGTTATCGGGCAAAGCAAATTGTTGAGATGATTTTACAACAAACTCAGCCGATTTCCTTGAAGGATGTACAACAGATACAGGGTAGCGATCGCAATCTCAATGCCCAAACACTAGTACCATTACTGCAATCCCTTGCAGTTGATACACCCCGCTTGCAAGCAGCCCAAAAACTGCTACAAGATTGGAATTTGCAGTTGGGAATGACATCACCTGCTGCGGCTTTATTTGAAGTATTCTGGAAAAACTTTTTGGCAGATACATTTCACGATCAGTTGCCTGAAAGATATTTTCCTAGTGGCGGCGATCGCTGGTACGCTGTAATGGCCAATCTAGTCAAACAGCCCAATAGTTCTTGGTGGGATAATCGCAACACCCCAAAAGTTGAGAACCGCGACCAAATCCTCCAAGAATCTTTTACAAAAGCCGTAGATGAACTAGAACGCATTCAAGGTAAAAACCCAAAAAACTGGAATTGGGGCAAACTACATACTGTTACTTTTCGTAATGCCACCTTGGGTAAATCTGGGGTTGCACCCATTGAAGCTTTGTTTAATCGTGGTGCTTTTGCCACGGCTGGTAACGGCGAAACAGTGAATGCTAACCGCTGGAAGGCAAACAAATCCTTTGAAGTCACGGATATTCCTTCATTGCGGATGATTGTAGATTTGGGAAATTTGGATAACTCACTCTTCATTCATACCCCTGGACAATCAGGCCATGCCTTCCATAGACACTACAACGATATGGTTGACCTTTGGCGTCAGATTGAATACCACCCCATGCTGTGGCAACAAAATAATGTTACAGCAAATACTACTGCCACATTGAAATTAATGCCAAAATTAGCAGAATAA
- a CDS encoding response regulator — protein MKILLVEDDVLLSTALFELLSANRYTIDIASNGQAGLELAISTEYELILLDWLIPKLDGITLCRQLRSQGYRKSILLLTGKNSNADIVAGLDAGADDYVIKPFDPEALLARIRSLLRRNEAISSSTLTWGNVCLDPNAGRVTCNEQEILLTATEYKLLELFLQNPDRIFSRAVILDRLWGFGDAPTENAVTTHIKDLRKKLKTAGLAEEFLETVYGMGYRIKPAPHRSISVGEKNQDGKKKPIPKDMTSVNRVLERFRNSFAGQVIVLEQAKTALLAGNLNEDLQQHALREAHKLAGSMGSFGYPEGSRLARKIEHFLLEDFSLSPDQISDFSQLVTALQQELTKPAVTSTAQNLPMNQTYRLLVIDDDVMLTERLQAEADSWGIRMKVAPNLATARSLFSLKTPDAVLLDLSFPTTEEDGLILLSEIVERSPNIPVIVFTGRDTLADRLAVSRLGARQFLHKPATTEQIFQAIARVLPQPKTSEAKVLIVDDDPVMLAGLSALLTPWGLEVTTLSQSQQFWQVLIATSPNLIVLDLEMPIVNGLELCQVVRQDAQWGDLPILVVTSHTEAEFLQQAFAAGADDFISKPVLGPELVTRVLSRIQRTRWRPQAWRSKE, from the coding sequence ATGAAAATCTTGTTGGTAGAGGATGATGTATTACTGAGTACAGCACTCTTCGAGTTGTTGAGTGCAAATCGTTATACTATCGACATAGCAAGCAATGGACAAGCTGGATTAGAGCTAGCGATATCGACTGAATATGAGTTGATATTGCTGGACTGGCTAATTCCAAAACTAGATGGCATTACCTTGTGTCGGCAACTGCGATCGCAAGGCTATCGTAAATCTATTCTCTTGCTAACAGGGAAAAATTCTAATGCAGATATTGTGGCAGGGTTAGATGCCGGAGCAGATGATTACGTCATCAAGCCATTCGATCCAGAAGCATTACTAGCAAGAATTCGCTCTTTATTACGACGCAATGAGGCAATCTCATCATCCACTTTAACCTGGGGAAATGTCTGTTTAGATCCAAATGCGGGCAGAGTAACTTGTAATGAGCAGGAAATTCTCCTCACAGCAACAGAATATAAACTGCTGGAGTTATTTTTGCAAAACCCAGATCGGATCTTTAGTCGTGCAGTAATTCTAGATCGGCTTTGGGGATTTGGGGATGCACCGACTGAAAATGCAGTGACGACTCATATTAAAGACTTGCGAAAGAAACTGAAAACAGCAGGGCTAGCAGAAGAATTTCTAGAAACCGTATATGGCATGGGCTATCGCATCAAGCCTGCACCTCATCGCTCCATCTCTGTTGGGGAAAAGAATCAAGATGGAAAGAAAAAACCCATCCCCAAAGATATGACTTCTGTAAATCGTGTGCTGGAGCGATTTCGGAATTCCTTTGCCGGACAGGTTATAGTGCTGGAACAGGCAAAAACTGCACTCTTAGCAGGGAATTTAAATGAAGATTTACAACAACATGCATTGCGTGAAGCCCATAAGCTAGCAGGTTCGATGGGGTCGTTCGGTTATCCAGAGGGTTCGCGGCTAGCACGGAAAATAGAGCATTTCCTACTTGAAGATTTCTCTCTATCTCCAGATCAAATCTCTGATTTTTCGCAACTGGTAACAGCATTACAGCAAGAGTTAACCAAGCCTGCTGTCACTTCCACCGCTCAAAACTTACCGATGAACCAAACTTATCGTCTGTTAGTCATCGATGATGATGTGATGCTGACGGAGCGGTTGCAGGCAGAAGCCGACTCATGGGGTATCAGGATGAAGGTTGCACCAAACTTAGCAACAGCCCGATCGCTTTTTTCCTTAAAAACTCCTGACGCTGTTTTACTGGATTTGAGTTTTCCGACAACAGAGGAAGACGGATTAATATTATTGAGCGAGATAGTAGAGCGATCGCCAAATATCCCAGTAATTGTTTTTACAGGACGAGATACTCTGGCAGATCGGCTGGCAGTATCGCGTTTAGGAGCTAGACAATTTTTGCATAAACCGGCGACAACCGAGCAGATTTTTCAGGCGATCGCTCGTGTCTTACCTCAACCTAAAACTTCCGAAGCCAAAGTTTTAATCGTAGATGATGACCCTGTAATGCTCGCTGGATTATCGGCGTTGCTAACTCCTTGGGGGCTGGAAGTAACAACTCTCTCCCAATCACAGCAATTTTGGCAGGTGCTAATTGCAACATCTCCAAATTTAATCGTGCTAGATTTAGAAATGCCAATAGTTAACGGCTTAGAGTTATGTCAAGTCGTGCGACAGGATGCCCAATGGGGAGATTTACCTATTTT
- a CDS encoding SWIM zinc finger family protein has translation MSIPQISEFTIRRHANAKSFQRGEAYYEAGAVNAITQRGDLLQADVVGSEAIPYHVSLNFDSSGLTSVNCTCAYNFDGWCKHIVATMLVCARHSEHIEQRPTLEELLDRLDHIQTQRLVQDLVAEYPPLIEAIDRRVSWMIAPVAQEKSIKSLRRSTIDPAPFRRQVQQILREAVRYFEEGYEEDPIVEELLSVVETALDFSERGEGENAIAILEAITSTCVENWDDVAEYGADNDEIVQELNQAWCEAILAANLTPEEKVDIQINLEAWQDEWNADFTMIMEALRQGWDYPPLVQVLQGDITERGAWEEDVPDYADDLALIRLKILERQERYQEYLYLAEAEGQTEQYLTMLGRLGRVEEAIDAAQTQMNSMAEAFALAKTLVSVQGALQQALDIAQSGLNLPGNCQYELGIWTSDLAVELGNGEAALLAIKAAFQVKPSFFDYQKMQELAGENWESLKTDLLKIIRSYSGWGTEPAKVDILLHEGLIDDAIAIVSELSSYDSELIHRVMDAAIAHNPGWVIANARSRAEKIMDAGKAEYYYYAVEWLKKARTAYLESSRKADWLSYRENLMQRHGRKRKLMAMFNQRGMD, from the coding sequence ATGTCTATTCCCCAAATTAGTGAGTTTACTATCCGCCGTCATGCCAACGCCAAATCTTTCCAGCGGGGCGAGGCATACTATGAAGCTGGTGCTGTTAATGCTATCACCCAACGTGGCGATCTGCTTCAGGCAGATGTTGTGGGCAGTGAAGCCATACCTTATCATGTCAGCTTGAATTTCGATAGCAGTGGATTGACTTCTGTTAACTGCACCTGTGCCTACAACTTTGATGGGTGGTGCAAACATATTGTGGCAACGATGCTCGTGTGTGCGCGTCACTCAGAACATATTGAGCAGCGTCCTACCCTAGAAGAATTACTCGATCGCCTGGATCATATCCAAACTCAAAGGCTAGTGCAAGATTTGGTAGCAGAATACCCGCCACTAATTGAGGCGATTGACCGTCGTGTTAGCTGGATGATTGCTCCTGTTGCCCAAGAAAAAAGTATAAAATCTTTACGGCGCAGTACTATCGATCCGGCTCCCTTTCGCCGGCAAGTGCAGCAGATTCTCCGAGAAGCTGTGCGGTATTTCGAGGAGGGTTACGAAGAAGACCCAATTGTTGAAGAATTGCTAAGTGTAGTGGAAACTGCTCTAGATTTTAGCGAACGGGGAGAGGGTGAAAATGCGATCGCTATTTTAGAAGCGATTACCTCTACCTGCGTGGAAAATTGGGACGATGTTGCAGAATATGGTGCTGACAATGATGAAATTGTCCAAGAATTAAATCAGGCTTGGTGTGAAGCAATTCTCGCCGCCAACCTCACCCCAGAGGAAAAAGTCGATATTCAAATAAATTTAGAAGCATGGCAAGATGAATGGAACGCTGACTTTACCATGATTATGGAGGCTTTACGCCAAGGCTGGGATTATCCACCCCTGGTGCAAGTTCTCCAAGGTGATATCACCGAAAGAGGAGCTTGGGAAGAAGATGTGCCAGACTATGCAGATGATTTGGCACTAATCCGCCTAAAAATTCTCGAACGTCAGGAACGTTACCAAGAATACCTGTATTTGGCTGAAGCGGAAGGGCAAACCGAGCAATATCTGACAATGCTGGGGCGTTTAGGCAGAGTAGAAGAAGCAATTGATGCTGCTCAAACTCAGATGAACTCAATGGCAGAAGCCTTTGCCCTAGCAAAAACACTCGTAAGCGTTCAGGGAGCATTACAGCAAGCACTAGATATCGCCCAGAGTGGATTAAATTTACCAGGTAATTGTCAGTACGAGTTGGGAATTTGGACAAGTGATTTAGCTGTTGAATTGGGTAATGGTGAAGCTGCTTTATTAGCAATCAAAGCGGCTTTCCAAGTCAAGCCCTCGTTTTTTGACTACCAAAAGATGCAAGAATTAGCTGGCGAAAACTGGGAAAGTCTCAAAACAGATTTGCTGAAAATCATCCGCAGTTATAGTGGTTGGGGAACAGAACCAGCCAAAGTGGATATTTTATTGCACGAGGGATTAATTGATGATGCAATTGCGATCGTTAGTGAACTTAGTTCTTATGATTCTGAGTTGATTCACCGAGTCATGGACGCTGCGATCGCTCATAATCCTGGCTGGGTAATTGCCAACGCCCGTAGCCGTGCTGAAAAAATTATGGATGCAGGTAAAGCAGAATACTACTACTACGCCGTGGAATGGCTAAAAAAAGCACGTACTGCCTACTTGGAATCTAGCAGAAAGGCTGACTGGTTAAGCTATCGAGAAAATTTGATGCAAAGGCATGGTCGTAAGCGTAAATTGATGGCAATGTTTAACCAAAGGGGCATGGATTGA